In Neomonachus schauinslandi chromosome 6, ASM220157v2, whole genome shotgun sequence, a genomic segment contains:
- the LOC123325098 gene encoding LOW QUALITY PROTEIN: eEF1A lysine and N-terminal methyltransferase-like (The sequence of the model RefSeq protein was modified relative to this genomic sequence to represent the inferred CDS: inserted 1 base in 1 codon): MNLLPKSCKEFGSADYWDKFFQQRGRRAFEWYGSYLELCGLLHKYIKPREKVLVIGCGNSELSEQLYDVGIQDIVNIDISEVVIKQMKERNASRRPQMNFLKMDMTQMEFPDASFQVVLDKGTLDAVLTDEEEKTLHQVDRMLAEVGRVLQVGGRYLCISLAQAHILKKAVGHFSREGWMVRVHQVANSQDQVLEAEPRFSLPVFAFIMTKFRPVSGSALQIFELCAQEQGKPMRLESAEQLAEAVRERQQYAWLCSQLYRKAGLGSVSLDLCDGDTGEPRYTLHVVDSPTVKPSRDNHFAIFIIPQGRETEWLFGMEEGRKQLAASAGFRRLITVALHRGQRYEGMDSIQAELSARVMELAPAGMPAQQQVPFLSVGGDIGVRTVQHQDCSPLSGSYVVEDVQGDDKHYFRRLIFLSNRNVVQSEARLLKDVSHRAQKKRKKDRKKQRPADAPEDLPTAPGQSIDKSYLCCEHHKAMVAGLALLRNPELLLETPLALLVVGXGWGSLSLFVHDHFPKTYIDAVEIDPSMLEVASRWFGFSQSDRMKVHIADGLDYITSLAGREGWPHYNVVMFDVNSKDPTLGMSCPPPAFVDQPFLQKVKSILTPEELDPVISTFQTLTLVKIPGTLKCTVPICAIHIPSAGLGFLIGELENSSDNSPAQPDKAV; encoded by the exons ATGAACCTCTTACCCAAAAGCTGCAAGGAGTTTGGCTCCGCGGACTATTGGGACAAGTTCTTCCAGCAGCGAGGAAGGAGAGCTTTCGAGTGGTATGGAAGCTACCTGGAGCTGTGCGGGCTGCTGCACAAATACATCAAACCCAGAGAGAAG GTGCTGGTGATTGGGTGTGGTAACTCAGAGCTAAGTGAACAGCTGTATGATGTGGGCATTCAGGATATAGTGAACATCGACATCAGTGAGGTGGTCATCAAGCAAATGAAGGAACGCAATGCCAGCCGACGGCCCCAGATGAACTTCTTGAAGATGGACATGACACAGATGGAGTTTCCCGATGCTTCGTTCCAGGTGGTGTTGGACAAGGGCACCCTGGACGCTGTCCTGACAGATGAGGAGGAGAAGACCCTGCACCAAGTGGACAGGATGCTGGCTGAGGTTGGCCGTGTCCTGCAGGTGGGCGGTCGCTACCTCTGCATCTCCCTGGCTCAGGCTCACATCCTGAAGAAAGCAGTGGGTCACTTCTCCCGGGAGGGGTGGATGGTGAGGGTGCACCAGGTGGCCAACAGCCAGGACCAGGTGTTGGAAGCAGAGCCTCGGTTCTCCCTACCTGTCTTTGCCTTCATCATGACCAAGTTCAGGCCAGTCTCTGGCTCTGCCCTTCAAATCTTTGAGCTATGTGCTCAGGAGCAGGGCAAGCCTATGCGGCTGGAGAGTGCCGAGCAGCTGGCCGAGGCGGTGCGGGAGCGGCAGCAGTATGCCTGGCTGTGCAGCCAGCTGTACCGCAAGGCCGGGCTGGGGAGTGTATCTCTGGACTTGTGCGATGGGGACACGGGGGAGCCACGCTACACCCTCCACGTGGTGGACAGCCCCACTGTGAAACCATCGCGGGACAatcattttgccattttcatCA TCCCCCAGGGTCGCGAGACTGAGTGGCTCTTTGGCATGGAGGAGGGTCGGAAGCAGCTGGCGGCCAGTGCAGGCTTCAGGAGGCTGATCACAGTGGCCCTCCACCGAGGCCAGCGGTACGAAGGCATGGACAGCATTCAGGCCGAGCTGTCAGCCAGAGTCATGGAGTTGGCTCCTGCCGGGATGCCCGCCCAGCAGCAG GTGCCCTTTCTGTCTGTGGGTGGGGACATCGGGGTCCGGACCGTTCAGCACCAAGACTGCAGTCCCTTGAGTGGCAGCTATGTGGTCGAGGACGTGCAGGGGGATGACAAGCACTACTTCCGGCGGCTGATCTTCCTCAGCAACAGGAATGTGGTGCAGTCAGAAGCCAGGTTGCTGAAGGATGTGTCTCACAGAG CCCAGAAGAAACGGAAAAAGGACAGGAAGAAGCAGCGGCCTGCTGACGCTCCAGAGGACCTCCCCACGGCCCCAGGGCAGTCCATTGACAAGAGTTACCTGTGCTGTGAACACCACAAAGCAATGGTTGCGGGCCTTGCCCTGCTCAGAAACCCGGAGCTGCTCCTAG AGACCCCACTGGCATTGTTGGTGGTAG CTGGCTGGGGCAGCCTCTCCCTGTTTGTCCACGATCATTTCCCGAAGACCTACATTGATGCTGTGGAGATCGACCCCTCCATGTTGGAAGTGGCCAGCCGGTGGTTTGGCTTTTCCCAGAGCGACCGGATGAAGGTCCATATTGCAGATGGACTGGACTATATTACCAGCCTGGCAGGAAGAGAAG GATGGCCCCACTACAATGTCGTCATGTTTGATGTCAACAGTAAGGACCCAACACTGGGAATGAGTTGTCCACCACCAGCTTTTGTGGACCAGCCTTTCCTGCAGAAGGTCAAAAGCATCTTGACTCCTGAAG AGCTTGATCCTGTGATCTCGACTTTCCAGACCCTTACCCTGGTCAAGATCCCTGGCACCCTTAAATGCACTGTGCCCATATGTGCCATACATATCCCTTCAGCAGGCCTTGGGTTTCTTATTGGAGAATTGGAGAATTCATCAGACAACAGCCCAGCCCAACCCGACAAGGCAGTCTAA